The following coding sequences are from one Patescibacteria group bacterium window:
- a CDS encoding AtpZ/AtpI family protein has product MEKDTGKVDVEVRKADLDQNTQDTKAWWQPAMTLFLRMSVWIVTPVIVAVFVGKWVDKTYGTEPWGFLGIMGLSFFFSMFVIIKMVLQEYTKIEKNEEKSKK; this is encoded by the coding sequence ATGGAAAAAGATACAGGTAAAGTGGATGTTGAAGTCAGAAAAGCTGATCTAGACCAGAATACGCAAGACACAAAAGCGTGGTGGCAACCTGCCATGACTCTTTTTTTACGAATGTCTGTTTGGATAGTGACCCCAGTAATAGTTGCAGTTTTTGTCGGAAAGTGGGTTGATAAGACATACGGGACTGAGCCATGGGGATTTTTGGGAATAATGGGTTTATCATTTTTCTTTTCAATGTTTGTAATAATAAAAATGGTTTTGCAGGAATATACTAAGATTGAAAAAAATGAAGAGAAAAGTAAAAAATAA
- the atpB gene encoding F0F1 ATP synthase subunit A, translating into MDNLEINNTETHEKIDSHSDEMHAEHQAMFAAAAAQNEAAEHLVDEHAEEGSYELVHENTLFAEPIGSIGGFPITNSLINSWVVILIIIVFSLAIRRKVNMVPKGIQNMFEMVIEGFLGIFDSVTGSRKMSLKFFPLVFSFFILILLSNWMGLLPGAGSIGQVQVHDGHNMFIPYLRGATADINTTLALALIGVVASHIFGVLTLGLWAHFNKFINIKTFLEIPKKVKEDWTVLIVNPIKAFVGLIEIIGEAAKVASLTFRLFGNIFAGEVLLASMSAILAFGLPIPFMFMEVLVGLIQALIFSILILSYLSMSTSAEEH; encoded by the coding sequence ATGGATAATTTAGAAATTAACAATACAGAGACTCACGAGAAGATTGATAGTCATTCTGATGAGATGCATGCTGAGCATCAAGCAATGTTTGCAGCGGCTGCAGCTCAGAATGAAGCAGCAGAGCATCTTGTTGATGAACACGCAGAAGAAGGAAGTTATGAGTTAGTTCATGAGAACACTTTGTTCGCAGAGCCTATTGGAAGCATAGGAGGTTTTCCAATAACAAATTCTCTTATTAACTCTTGGGTTGTTATCTTAATTATAATTGTTTTTTCATTGGCTATTAGAAGGAAAGTAAACATGGTGCCGAAAGGTATCCAAAATATGTTTGAAATGGTTATTGAAGGATTCTTAGGAATTTTTGATTCAGTCACAGGTAGCCGAAAGATGTCTTTGAAGTTCTTCCCATTGGTATTTTCATTCTTTATTTTAATACTTCTTTCAAACTGGATGGGTTTACTTCCTGGCGCAGGGTCTATTGGTCAAGTTCAAGTTCATGATGGTCACAACATGTTTATACCTTATTTGCGTGGAGCTACTGCCGATATAAATACAACTCTAGCTCTGGCTCTGATTGGTGTTGTTGCTAGTCATATTTTTGGAGTTTTAACATTAGGTTTGTGGGCACATTTTAATAAATTCATAAATATAAAAACATTTTTAGAAATACCTAAAAAAGTAAAAGAAGATTGGACAGTTTTGATTGTTAACCCAATTAAGGCTTTTGTTGGATTGATTGAAATCATTGGTGAGGCAGCAAAGGTTGCTAGTTTGACTTTTAGGCTTTTTGGAAATATTTTTGCAGGAGAGGTATTGCTCGCATCGATGTCAGCAATTCTTGCTTTCGGTCTTCCAATTCCTTTTATGTTTATGGAAGTTTTG